One window of Salminus brasiliensis chromosome 16, fSalBra1.hap2, whole genome shotgun sequence genomic DNA carries:
- the map3k7cl gene encoding MAP3K7 C-terminal-like protein translates to MITSTRRVTTDKPEVRISFSLEEPSELKDAEDQFPSFPDLEQRLQPVLPCQSLKESVQVYRDHCKMAREFHQVKTEIALLEDKKRELIAELAEDERVTSEIARLEEEFRLLTEENRTLVTVYTERTQQLATLRVTNQKRQGSS, encoded by the exons atgatcacctcaacaagacGAGTGACCACCGACAAACCTGAAGTCAGAATCTCCTTCAGCCTCGAGGAGCCCTCAG AGTTGAAAGATGCTGAGGATCAGTTCCCATCTTTCCCCGACCTCGAGCAACGGCTACAG CCTGTGCTGCCATGCCAGTCCCTGAAGGAGTCGGTCCAGGTCTACAGAGACCACTGTAAAATGGCCAGAGAGTTTCATCAGGTTAAAACAGAAATCGCTCTGCTGGAAGACAAGAA GAGGGAGCTGATAGCAGAGCTGGCAGAAGACGAGAGGGTAACGTCGGAGATCGCGCGGCTGGAAGAAGAGTTCCGCCTCCTGACGGAGGAGAACCGGACGCTCGTCACGGTGTACACGGAACGCACTCAGCAGCTGGCCACTCTGCGTGTGACCAATCAGAAGAGACAGGGCTCCTCCTGA
- the cct8 gene encoding T-complex protein 1 subunit theta isoform X2, translated as MALHVPKAPGFAQMLKDGAKHYSGLEEAVFRNIQACKELAQTTRTAYGPNGMNKMVINHLEKLFVTNDAATILRELEVQHPAAKMIVMASHMQEQEVGDGTNFVLVFAGALLELAEELLRMGLSVSEVIEGYEMACKKALDILPDLVCSSVKNLHDLAEATAMIRTAVMSKQYGNEDFLADLIAQACVSIFPESGSFNVDNVRVCKILGCGLNASSMLHGMVFKKEAEGDVTSVKDAKIAVFSCPFDCMVTETKGTVLIKNAEELMSFSKGEEDLMEAQVKAIADAGANVVVTGGKVADMALHYANKYQLMVVRLNSKWDLRRLCKTVGAVALPRMTVPTPEEMGHCDSVYLTEVGDTQVVVFKHEKEDGAISTLVIRGSTDNLMDDIERAIDDGVNTFKVLVRDKRLCPGAGATEIELAKQIMSYGESCPGLEQYAIKKFAEAFEAVPRALAENSGVKGNELISKLYAVHHEGNKNMGFDIEGEGPVVKDMLEAGILDPYLVKYWGIKLATNAAITVLRVDQIIMAKPAGGPKAPQEKKDWDEDE; from the exons ATGGCCCTCCACGTCCCCAAAGCTCCGGGCTTTGCCCAGATGTTAAAGGATGGCGCAAAG CATTATTCAGGTCTTGAGGAAGCTGTCTTTAGAAATATCCAGGCATGCAAGGAGCTGGCACAGACCACAAGAACTGCATACGGACCAAATG GCATGAACAAAATGGTCATCAACCACTTGGAGAAACTCTTTGTGACCAATGATGCAGCCACCATTCTGAGAGAGCTCGAG gtcCAGCACCCAGCTGCTAAGATGATTGTGATGGCATCCCACATGCAAGAGCAGGAGGTGGGAGATGGAACTAACTTCGTCCTGGTGTTTGCTGGTGCTCTGCTTGAACTGGCAGAGGAGCTGCTCCGAATGGGTCTCTCTGTTTCAGAG GTCATTGAAGGCTATGAGATGGCCTGCAAAAAGGCTCTGGACATTCTGCCAGACCTGGTCTGCTCCTCTGTCAAGAACCTGCATGACTTAGCTGAGGCCACTGCAATGATCCGTACCGCCGTGATGAGCAAGCAGTACGGCAATGAGGACTTCCTCGCCGATCTCATCGCTCAAGCCTGTG TTTCCATTTTCCCTGAGTCTGGCAGTTTCAATGTTGATAATGTCAGAGTGTGTAAGATTTTG GGTTGTGGACTGAATGCCTCTTCAATGCTTCATGGAATGGTTTTCAAGAAGGAGGCTGAAGGAGACGTCACATCAGTTAAAGATGCCAAGATAGCTGTGTTTTCTTGTCCATTTGACTGCATGGTTACTGAGACCAAG GGCACAGTGTTGATAAAGAACGCTGAAGAGCTGATGAGCTTCAGTAAAGGAGAGGAAGACTTAATGGAGGCGCAGGTGAAGGCCATTGCTGATGCCGGTGCTAATGTGGTGGTAACCGGGGGTAAAGTGGCAGATATGGCTTTACACTATGCCAACAAGTACCAGCTCATGGTAGTACG GCTGAACTCCAAATGGGATCTTAGAAGGTTGTGCAAAACTGTCGGTGCTGTAGCGTTGCCTAGAATG ACTGTTCCTACTCCAGAGGAGATGGGGCACTGTGACAGTGTGTACCTGACAGAGGTCGGAGATACCCAGGTCGTAGTGTTCAAACATG agAAAGAAGATGGAGCCATCTCTACGCTTGTAATTCGAGGCTCCACAGACAACCTGATGGATGACATTGAACGAGCCATCGATGATGGAGTGAACACCTTCAAGGTCCTTGTCAGG GACAAGCGACTGTGTCCTGGCGCCGGGGCTACAGAAATTGAGCTGGCTAAACAGATTATGTCTTATGGAGAG TCTTGCCCAGGTTTGGAGCAGTACGCAATCAAGAAGTTTGCTGAGGCTTTCGAGGCTGTGCCACGTGCGTTGGCGGAAAACTCCGGCGTGAAGGGCAATGAGCTGATCTCCAAATTGTATGCAGTTCATCATGAGGGCAACAAAAACATGGGCTTTGACATTGAG GGTGAAGGGCCTGTGGTGAAGGACATGCTCGAGGCAGGCATTCTGGACCCTTACCTTGTCAAATACTGGGGCATCAAACTGGCCACCAACGCCGCTATCACTGTTCTCCGGGTCGATCAg ATCATCATGGCCAAGCCAGCTGGTGGACCCAAAGCGCCGCAGGAGAAGAAAGACTGGGATGAGGACGAATGA
- the cct8 gene encoding T-complex protein 1 subunit theta isoform X1, whose amino-acid sequence MALHVPKAPGFAQMLKDGAKHYSGLEEAVFRNIQACKELAQTTRTAYGPNGMNKMVINHLEKLFVTNDAATILRELEVQHPAAKMIVMASHMQEQEVGDGTNFVLVFAGALLELAEELLRMGLSVSEVIEGYEMACKKALDILPDLVCSSVKNLHDLAEATAMIRTAVMSKQYGNEDFLADLIAQACVSIFPESGSFNVDNVRVCKILGCGLNASSMLHGMVFKKEAEGDVTSVKDAKIAVFSCPFDCMVTETKGTVLIKNAEELMSFSKGEEDLMEAQVKAIADAGANVVVTGGKVADMALHYANKYQLMVVRLNSKWDLRRLCKTVGAVALPRMTVPTPEEMGHCDSVYLTEVGDTQVVVFKHEKEDGAISTLVIRGSTDNLMDDIERAIDDGVNTFKVLVRDKRLCPGAGATEIELAKQIMSYGESCPGLEQYAIKKFAEAFEAVPRALAENSGVKGNELISKLYAVHHEGNKNMGFDIEGEGPVVKDMLEAGILDPYLVKYWGIKLATNAAITVLRVDQIIMAKPAGGPKAPKQQGHWDKDGWDEEPDKFETHH is encoded by the exons ATGGCCCTCCACGTCCCCAAAGCTCCGGGCTTTGCCCAGATGTTAAAGGATGGCGCAAAG CATTATTCAGGTCTTGAGGAAGCTGTCTTTAGAAATATCCAGGCATGCAAGGAGCTGGCACAGACCACAAGAACTGCATACGGACCAAATG GCATGAACAAAATGGTCATCAACCACTTGGAGAAACTCTTTGTGACCAATGATGCAGCCACCATTCTGAGAGAGCTCGAG gtcCAGCACCCAGCTGCTAAGATGATTGTGATGGCATCCCACATGCAAGAGCAGGAGGTGGGAGATGGAACTAACTTCGTCCTGGTGTTTGCTGGTGCTCTGCTTGAACTGGCAGAGGAGCTGCTCCGAATGGGTCTCTCTGTTTCAGAG GTCATTGAAGGCTATGAGATGGCCTGCAAAAAGGCTCTGGACATTCTGCCAGACCTGGTCTGCTCCTCTGTCAAGAACCTGCATGACTTAGCTGAGGCCACTGCAATGATCCGTACCGCCGTGATGAGCAAGCAGTACGGCAATGAGGACTTCCTCGCCGATCTCATCGCTCAAGCCTGTG TTTCCATTTTCCCTGAGTCTGGCAGTTTCAATGTTGATAATGTCAGAGTGTGTAAGATTTTG GGTTGTGGACTGAATGCCTCTTCAATGCTTCATGGAATGGTTTTCAAGAAGGAGGCTGAAGGAGACGTCACATCAGTTAAAGATGCCAAGATAGCTGTGTTTTCTTGTCCATTTGACTGCATGGTTACTGAGACCAAG GGCACAGTGTTGATAAAGAACGCTGAAGAGCTGATGAGCTTCAGTAAAGGAGAGGAAGACTTAATGGAGGCGCAGGTGAAGGCCATTGCTGATGCCGGTGCTAATGTGGTGGTAACCGGGGGTAAAGTGGCAGATATGGCTTTACACTATGCCAACAAGTACCAGCTCATGGTAGTACG GCTGAACTCCAAATGGGATCTTAGAAGGTTGTGCAAAACTGTCGGTGCTGTAGCGTTGCCTAGAATG ACTGTTCCTACTCCAGAGGAGATGGGGCACTGTGACAGTGTGTACCTGACAGAGGTCGGAGATACCCAGGTCGTAGTGTTCAAACATG agAAAGAAGATGGAGCCATCTCTACGCTTGTAATTCGAGGCTCCACAGACAACCTGATGGATGACATTGAACGAGCCATCGATGATGGAGTGAACACCTTCAAGGTCCTTGTCAGG GACAAGCGACTGTGTCCTGGCGCCGGGGCTACAGAAATTGAGCTGGCTAAACAGATTATGTCTTATGGAGAG TCTTGCCCAGGTTTGGAGCAGTACGCAATCAAGAAGTTTGCTGAGGCTTTCGAGGCTGTGCCACGTGCGTTGGCGGAAAACTCCGGCGTGAAGGGCAATGAGCTGATCTCCAAATTGTATGCAGTTCATCATGAGGGCAACAAAAACATGGGCTTTGACATTGAG GGTGAAGGGCCTGTGGTGAAGGACATGCTCGAGGCAGGCATTCTGGACCCTTACCTTGTCAAATACTGGGGCATCAAACTGGCCACCAACGCCGCTATCACTGTTCTCCGGGTCGATCAg ATCATTATGGCGAAACCAGCAGGGGGCCCCAAAGCTCCCAAACAGCAAGGCCACTGGGACAAAGATGGATGGGACGAGGAGCCTGATAAATTTGAGACACATCATTGA